ttctctctagaattaggattaggtttaggttaatctctcatcttagatctaggtttaattcatgctttaattcacttctcctttatcaattcttactcctctcctcttcctctttctagttatgtaCTTTAATCCTTGCAATTCTTCATTTTGCTATGGATAGATTGTGTTCctttagtttttctttcaataatgcaatttgaggtaattcatgataaatgtgtttcttttaattgttgttgttaattcctttcaataattgttgttagatttcattcttgttgtcaatttactatgcttttcttttgtgccttccaagtgtttgatgaaatgcttggttggattttagtgtaggttttgttcctcttggcctaggtagagtaattagtgactcttgagttatctaattcctttgttgattgatgattagaagttgctaattgatttgaatgcctctaatgctagtctttcctttaggagttgattaggacttgaggaatcaaattgattcatccacttgactttcctccatggttagaggtcaactaagtgggagcaatggacaatttgttatcacaattgaagaggataactaggataggacttctagttctcatatcttgccaagagctttgttagttgttagtttattttctttgccatttatatttcttgtctaaaatctcaaaaaccccaaaataactcacaaccaataacaagacactttattgtaattcctagggagaacgacccgaggtccaatacttcggtttataaattttaggggtttgtactagtgacaaacaactttttgtatgaaaggattattgtttggtttataaactatactttacaacgagatttcattagtgaattTCTAagccgtcaaaaatccaatcatcagcaTGCACTTTTGGAATgtggcaggtgcattgcacaatccaaagaGCATTTTCCTATAAGCAAAGACACCATAAGGACAAGTAAAGGAAGTCTTATTTTGGTCTTTGGGGTCTACTACAATCTTATTGTAGCCTAAGTATCCATCTAAGAAACAGTAGTATTCATGCCCGGTAAGCCTCACTAGCATTTGATCCATGAAAGGCAGAGGAAAATGGTCCTTTCTTGTAGCTTCATTGAGCATCCTATAATTTATGCACATGCGCCACCGAGTCACTGTTCTTATTGGTATCAACTCGTTTCTTTCATTTGGTACAATGGTGACTCTTTCTTTCTTAGGAACCACTTGAACAGGGCTTACCCAAGGGCTGTCTGAGATGGGGTAAATCACTCCTGCTTGCCACAACTTCAGCACTTTTTTTTGGACCACTTCATTCATTGTTGGGTTTAGCCTTCTTTGTGGCTGTCTTAAAGGCTTGGCACCCTCCTCAAGGAGGATTTTATGCATGCACATTGAAGGACTAATCCCCTTCAGGTCCGAAAGTGTCCATCCTATAGCATCCTTGTGTTGCTTCAGCACATGGATaagttcttcttcttgttcctcACTTAAACTTGAATTGATGATTACTGGATATGTGTTGTTATCACCAAACTAAGCATATTTCAAGCTTGGAGGTAGGGCTTTCAACTCTAGTTCTGGTGCCTCTACTTCCTTGCTGCTTGTTTTGTCCAACATGATCGAGTTTTCTATGATTTCTTGAGGTAGTTCTCCACTTGATGCTTGTTGCTCTAGCTCCATAGCTTCTTCACATTATTCTTCTTCCAAAACTCCTTGGACTAGCTTCTCCATTGTATCCACCATCATGCATTCACCAATAGATTCTTTGGGGTAGCTCATTGCTTTGAAAACATTAAAAACCATCTTTTCTTCATGCAGTCTCAGGACTAATTCTCCTTTTTGAACATCAATTATGACTCCAACAGtagctaggaatggtcttcctaagATGATTGATGTGTTAGCCTCTTCCTCCATATCAAGTACAATAAAATCAGCTCGAAAGATAAACTCTTCCACTTTTACCAACAAATCTTCCACCACACCATGGGAGAATCTGAATGTCCTATCAACTAATTGAAGAGCCATTCCTGTAGGTTTGGCCTCTTCTATCCTCATTCTTTTCATCATGGCCAAGGACATAAGGTTGATGCTGGTTCTCAGATCACATAGTGCCTTCTCAATGCTTATTTCCCATACGATGCAGGGGATTTggaagctcccaggatcttttaatttctgGGGAAGCTTCTTTTGTATGATGGCACTACATTCCTCAGTGAGCACCACAATTTCCTTTTCATCCCAGTTTCTCTTTCTTGtcatgagctcctttaagaacttggcatagagtggcatttgctctaatgcctcagcAAAAGGTATATTAATTTGAAGCTTCTTAAAAATCTCCAAGAATCTAGAAAAATGAATGTCCTTTCCGTCCTTCCTCAGCCTTTATGGATAGGGTGCTTTTGGTACATAGGGCTTCAGGACTTGCTTTGGTGGGGGTGGTTCAGGtgtctcttcttccttcttagTTTCAGATCCATTTGCAGCTTCCTATTCTTGCTTGTTGTAACTTGCTTTGGTAGGGTCTGTTGTTTGATTGATGGTTGGAGTTGTGGTTATTATGTTGGTTAGAGTGGAATAATTTTTGATCTTGGTTGTGGTTTTGTTGGTTAAATTTGGGTAGTTCTTCTAACCTGGATTGTATGTCTTGGCATTGGGGTCATATAGTGGTCTAGAGGAATTGTTCACATAGTTGGCCTGCTCCTATTCATCTTCAACTGCTGGGTTCTCTTTCTCTTGTATAGGTGTTTGAGCATGGATAGCTGAGACTTAATTATTCTCCATTTGCTTGGTTAGAGCTGCTAGTTGAGATGTGATCACTTTGTTTTGAGCCAGCAGAGCATCCATAGAATTGAGCTCTATCACTCCTCTTTTTTGAGTTCTATCAAAGGCATAAAAATACTTGTTGTTGGCAACAGTTTCTATGATATCTATGGCCTCTTCAATTATGTTTTTCTTGTTGAGGGAGCCTCAAGAAGAGTGATCTAgggccttctttgactcatatgATAGCCCCTCATAGAAGATGTACAGCtgcacccattcattgaacatattCGGAGGGCACTTCCTTGCCAAGTCTTTGTATCTCTCCTATGCTTCATAGAGAGTCTccccatcttgttgtctaaaggTTTAAACTTCAGCTCTGAGCCTATTGATTCTTTGTGGAGGGTAGAACCTTGCTAAGAACTTGTTAACAACATCCTCCCAAGTGGTAAGGCTTTCCTTAGGAAATGATTCCAACCACTTTGATGTtttatctctgagagagaaAGGAAACAGTAGCAGCTTATAGGTGTCTGGGTGGACACCATTAGCCTTCATTGTATCACACATTCTCAAAAATatggttagatgttgattgtgatcttcttgagcacttcctccaaatgaacaattattctgaacaagagtaattagctgtggtttgagcTCAAAATCGTTGGCATGTATGTTGGGTCTCAAAATGTTACTACCATAATTCCCAAGATTGGGATTTATGTAAGAGCCCAGTACTCTTCTCTCTTGTGGTGGAGCGTGGTTGCCAACTGCTTCTTCATGGTGGTTGTGTGCTTCTCTTTCCATGGTTTGAGTTGgatcctcttcttcttcttttttactAACCACCCTTTTGCCTCTTGCCACTGCTTTTTTTCTCAATCTCAAAAATGTTCTCTCTCGTTTAGAATCATAGGAGATTTCAATtcctcttctccctgtcatacacaACACAAAACACACAAAGGAAAAAGGTTATCACCTTTTGGGAGAAGGATGGGTTAGTCAAAAATTAATTGATGCAAATTGTCAAATAGTTAGTGTGCTTCTTGTTAGAGTTAGCATATAAACAATGAACAGTCAAGAATTCGAATACTAAAAGGAATAAATAAAGTGAAACTGAAATGAAAAGGACTaacgaaagaaagaaaatgcttaatctaaataCTTATCAATCTTAATCATTGTCAaatcaaaatcaatccccggcaacgacgccataAAACTTGATGACCAGAATTCACTCCTCATATAAAATGAATCCGTtctttggcaagcgcaccaaatatcgtcaagtaataacccactaGGAGtggggtcgaatccacagagattgattgtttgagcaattttagttaatGAGTGCATTTAGTTAAGCAAATCAATATAGAGAATATGAGTGCTGAAACTTAAGTAGCaggaatgtaaatgacttgaaagtaaagaaaaggcaataaagtgcagaaaagtaaatagcaagaatgtaaagaactgaATTATAAATGGCTGAATTGTAAAAGGGGAATTGGTAATagcaaaaattaaagcaaaacTATAAAGAATAGGGAAGATAAGAATAGGGAAATTTTATTGGGATTAGGAGATGTTGCTCTCTTTGGATTAAATTCAGCTCATCTCTTCTTCAATTAtacaactcattgacctcttggcaatcatgattgattgaaccccaatcccttggtaattcaatctctcaaatcttgataatcagccaattccttggtctaattgcttatgaagagagatatgcttggtcctgGATTATAGCACACATCCTCATAGATCCAAATAGTGGgtggattatatgtcaccatatccaatcccaaaacccagatctactcaagtgtgagaaggaatttcaagcatggtttcatgtttccttttccaaggttcccatgaaacccattttgtattcaacctcttttccaagatgattgaacactagcatgaagaacgaaattccttctagcaaataaaaaagaagatgaagagaagaagaaattcattatcattaatccatcaagtacaacagagctccctctccCAATGAGAGAGagtttagctactcatagcttggagaaaagtacaagagatggaagagatgaagtgaAATGTAAAAGTAAAACTAACTTGCCAATCCCTTTTTTTAGTACTTCTAGGGGTTATTTATCCTACTTTTATCActagaattaaaaaatagaaaagagaaaagaaaatgcaagtgGCACGCTGATGATGAGTGTTTTATCGTTGATCTAGAGTTTCTCAACATGGAATTCCTTCGTTGATAGTATAgtccaaatcaacaataaaatctcacaatcaaaattcaatataaaagatgtcataattcaatacaaaattataaccgagagtatttagaTTCCCGGGTCATCTTCCCTAGGAACTAGTGACAACAAGTGCATACAATTTTGGTTGTAAGAGAGCAAAGGGAAATTTtcaatgaagaagaaagaaataaagagataaaagaacaagacataattgcaattaataaactaataaaaaaactGAAGAACTACGTATGTAATATGAACAAGTAAAACTATAAAGTGATGGAAAGGtggttcaaaacataaatgtaaccttgacttgggatgagttatgaaatcccttccttgccataaccacaactatgataattatgatggattaatctcactaagtcaacccaTAACATCGGAGAGTAAGTTAAGTGAGCATAATTGTTAtcaatccacaagtcctagctaacttactaattaccttagtaaaaagctagcgttagtggaaacaataacaactaacaacctaaaaattatcactaaatgttggacattatgGCTCTAGCAATCCATAGACTCATTTTTCCCAAGTCAATGGGTGAAAATTATCCCAAAACTAAGattggcatttcatcaaacacctaATAGGCATAATCATAAAACACGgcaaaattagtaaattaatgaAAGCTATGAACCATAAATGATCATAAGCAATAAAAGCAAGTCAACAAATATATAAAAGCCATCAACATCAAATTAAACAACAAGAAATCCAAAATTGCAAGGCAAAGTAAATATTGACAAGAGAAATGGAAATATAAGAAAGTGTAGAACAAGTAATGTAATTGAAAGAGACAACtaaagaaatacttacaatgtaaattgcaaaatccaAAAGCAAGACTTGAAGAATAAAATGCTACAAACCCTAACTAAACCCTAAGAGAGAATTCCCTAgtctacactactcctactcctactatgTAAAACTATGGAAAATTATGTCTAAGTCCTCATGCCTTCAAATGTGTTGAATTTCCCTTCATATAGCATCCAAATTCAGCCTTCAAGCCTTCCAAAATGGGCCAAGAGGCCTCCAAATTCGTGCAGCACATGTTTCATTATTACAATCACGTGCAGGGACCTGTGCGGATGCACAGACGTGTGCGTCCAGACACTCGGCTGAAAATTGACCTGTGCATAGGCACATGTGCTTGTGCACACGAACACATGGAAATTCTcacttgtgcatacgcacacagggttgtgcgtacgcacgcaggGTTTTGCGCACGCACACTTCACTGTGTGTGCTTatccttgttttcttcatattttctcccttgtacatgctttcttccacttttggccATCTATTCTTGGCTAAatgacctgaaatcactcaacaaataagTCATGGCATCAAATCACATGAAAGTGGAATTAATTTGCTGGATTTAAGCACAAAATTTCATGTTTTTCACATTTAGGATCAAACTAGGGACAAAACACAAATGTATGCTATTTGGGTGCTtaagtgtgagtttatgtgatgaaatccgcTCAAATCAAGCCAAAATATATCggaaaatatggactcatcaattctcccacacttaaataatagcatgttgatgagcgaataatttatacgctttttggcattgtttttagtatgtttttggtatgatctagttagtttttagtatatttttattagtttttagttaaaattcacttttctggactttactatgagtttgtgtgtttttctgtgatttcaggtattttctggctgaaattgagggatctgagcaaaaatctgatttggagactaaaaaggactgcagatgctgttggattctgacctccctgcactcgaagtggattttctggagctacagaagcccaattggcgcgctctcaacggcgttggaaagtagacatcctgggctttccagcaatgtataatagtccatactttgcccgagatttgatggcccaaaccggcgttgcaaatcagcctcagaaatcccagcgtttaacgctggaactggcataaaaattggagttaaacgcccaaactggcatgaaagctggcgtttaactccagaaaaggtctctacacatgaaagcttcaatgctcagcccaagcacacaccaagtgggcccgaaagtggatttttctgtcatttactcatttctgtaaaccttaggttactagttcactattaataggatcttttgacattgtaactgcacctcatgacactttacacgtttctttgtgtaccttccacggcatgagtctctaaaccccatggttgggggtgaggagctctgctgtgtcttgatggattaatgcaattactactgtttcttattcaatcatgcttgcttccgttctaagatatcacttgttcttaactcggatgaatgtgatgatccgtgacactcatcacattctcaactatgaacgcgtgcctgacaaccacctccgttctaccttagattgagtagatatctcttggattctttaaccggaatcttcgtggtataagctagaactgatggcggcattcaagagaatccggaaggtctaaaccttgtctgtggtattctgagtaggattcaatgattgaatgactgtgacgagctttaaactcctgaaggcggggcgttagtgatagacgcaaaagaatcactggattctattccggcctgattgagaaccgacagatggatagccgtgccgtgacagggtgcgttgaacatttccactgagaggatgggaggtagccactgacaacggtgaaaccctacatacagcttgccatggaaggagccttgcgtgcttgaagaagaagacagtaggaaagcagagatttagaagacagagcatctccaaaacctcaacctattctccattactgcaaaacaagtacttatttcatgttcttttgcttttcacaatcaatcctgataatttctgatatcctgactaagatttacaagataaccagagcttgcttcaagccgacaatctccgtgggatcgacccttactcacgtaaggtattacttggacgacccagtgcacttgctggttagttgtgcgggattgcaaaagtgtgattgcaatttcgtgcaccaagtttttggcgccgttgccggggattgttcgagtttggacaactgacggcttatcttgttgcttagattaggactgttttatttttattggtttagagtcttttagttgagtctagtttcatattttaagtttggtgtcaattgcatgcttttgttttttcttctaattttcgaatttgcatgtctttagtccctttttgatccgtaaaaattctaagtttggtgtcctctttgtgtttttcctttaaaattttcgaaaaaattgtgtttgattttctaaaattttaagtttggtgtcattttgttgtttttctctttcctcttttcaaaaatcaaatctttttcataaaaattttttcaatcatatctttctaattgataatctcaaaatctttttgattaactaattgatccagttttcaatttgctttgatcttattttcttttaattttcgaatttttatttcattttccttttattttattttattttattttattttttttatttttttcggttaattcaaaaaaaaaacaacaaaaaaagtttttctacttgcaatccatatcattccCTTTATCCATCATGGACCCAAGTGgaattgatcagtccagaaggactctggggtcatatgctaaccccattacagctgcatatgggagtagtatctgtacacccccccatcaaagcaagcagctttgagctaaaccctcaactcattatcatagtgcagcaaaattgccagtattccggtcttcctcaggaagagcctactgagtttctggcacagttcttacaaattgctgacagagtacatgataaagaggtagatcaggatgtctatagactattactattttcatttgctgtaaaagatcaagctaaaaggtggttgaataaccaacctatagcaagcataaagacatagaaacagttatcagacaaattcctgaatcacttttaccctccaaagaggatgacacagctaaggctggacatccaaggctttaaacaagaggataatgaatccctttataatgcctgggagaggtatagaggtatgctaagaaaatgcccctctgaaatgttttcagagtgggtacagttagacatcttctactatgggcttacagaaaaagctcagatgtctttagaccactcagctggtggatctatacacatgaggaagacaattgaagaggctcaagagcatatagacactgttgctagaaatcaatatttgtactctagtaatgagttctctccaaaagaggaaatcatgacagtagtcactgatcctaatcctcaagaacagatgattgagcttaatcaacaattgctcctgatgacagaacagttagcagaatttaaagggatgctccatgaaactaaagttgctaacaagaacatagaactgcagttgaatcaagcaaaacagcaaatatctaaacagataacagaggaatgtcaagcagttcaactgaggagtggtaagacactgaataacactgctcaaaagagcaaaaagccaaataaggaacaattgacagaggacaaccaaaccactattcaaaatccctctgaggacagtaagagcccagagaggaatgctattggcgttcaaacgccagaaggggaaggaaagctggcgttaaacgcccattccttacccagttctggcgttcaaacgccagaaaagggagagaagttggcgtttaacgcccaatcttcacccattcctggcgttcagacgccaagggaggatcagacacctgagagtgctgacagtaatccctctaaaaaggcttcttcaaccacttctgcaaggaataaacctgcaacatctaaggttgaagaatatcaagccaagatgccttatcctcagaaactccgcaaagcagaacaggataagcaatttgcccgctttgcagactatttaaggactcttgaaataaagattccgtttgcagaggcacttgagcaaataccttcttacgctaagttcatgaaagagatcttaagtcataagaaggattggagagaagctgaaaaagtatttttcactgaagaatgcagtgcagtcattctgaaaagcttaccagaaaagcttcaagatcccgggagctttatgataccatgcacattagaaggtgcttgcaccaagacagccctgtgtgatcttggagtaagcatcaatctaatacctgcattcACTATCAagaagcttgggttgactggagaagtcaaaccaacccggatatgcctccaacttgctgatggctccattaaatatccatcaggcataatagaggatatgattgtcaaggttgggccatttgcctttccaactgactttgtggtgctggaaatggaagagcacaaaagtgcaactctcattctaggaagacctttcctagcaaccggacgaactctcattgatgtacacaaaggggaagtaacactgagagtcaatgaggatgagttcaagttgaatgctgtaaaagcaatgcagcatccagacacaccaaatgactgcatgggcactgacattattgactctctggtagaagagatcaatatgactgaaagcctagaatcagagcttgaagacatctttaaggatgttcaacctgatcaagaagaaccacaggaaacaaaggaattttcgaaaattcctcaggaagaggataagcctcccaaacctaaactcaaaccactaccaccatccctgaaatatgcatttctgggagagggtgaaacttttccagtgattataagctctgctttgaatccacaggaagaggaagcactgattcaagtgctaaggacacacaagacagctcttgggtggtccataagtgatcttaagggcattagcccaactagatgcatgcacaagatcctattggaggataatgccaaaccagtagtccaaccacagaggaggctaaatccagccatgaaggaggtggtgcagaaagaggtcactaaattactagaggctgggattatttatcctatttctgatagcccctgggtgagccctgtacaagttgtccccaagaagggaggcatgacagtggttcataatgaaaaaaatgaactggttcctacaagaacagtcacagggtggcgtatgtgtattgactacagaaggctcaatacagccaccagaaaggatcattttcctttaccattcatagaccaaatgctagaaagactagatggtcatgattattactgctttttggatggctattcaggttacaaccaaattgcagtagatcctcaggactaagagaaaacagcatttacttgcccttctggcgtgtttgcctacaggaggatgccttttggtctgtgtaatgctcctgcaacctttcagagatgtatgttatccatcttctctgatatggtggagaaatttctggaagtcttcatggatgacttctcagtatatggagactcattcaactcctgtcttaaccacctatcacttgtcctgaaaaggtgccaagagactaacctggttttaaactgggagaaatgtcactttatggtgactgaagggattgtccttgggcacaaaatttcaagcaggggaatagaggtggataaggcaaaggtagaggtaattgaaaagttaccaccacctgccaatgttaaggcaatcagaagctttctggggcatgcaggattttacagaaggttcataaaggatttttcgaaaattgcaaaacctttgagtaacctgctagctgctaaCACACcgtttgtgtttgacacacagtgtcagcaggcgtttgagaccctgaaagctaagctggtcacagcaccagtcatctctgcaccagattggacattgccatttgaattaatgtgtgatgccagtgaccatgccattggtgcagtgttgggacagaggcataacaagcttctgcacgtcatttattatgccagccgtgttctaaatgacgcacagaagaattacacaaccacagaaaaagagttacttgcagtggtctatgccattgacaagtttagatcctatctagtgggatccaaagtgattgtgtacactgaccatgctgctcttaaatacttactcacaaagcaggattcaaaacctaggctaataagatgggtgttgcttctgcaagagtttgatatagaaataagagacagaaaagggacagagaaccaggtagctgatcatctgttccgaatagaaccagtagctggggcatccctcccttctactgagatctctgagactttcccagatgagcaactctttgccattcaggaagcaccatggtttgcagatattgcaaactataaagctgtgaggtttataccccaggagtacagcagagtgcaaagaaagaaattaatttcagatgccaagtactacctatgggatgagccatatctctttaagagatgtgcagacggaatgatccgtagatgtgtacccagagaagaagcacaaaggatcctatggcattgccatggatcatagtatggaggacattttggaagtgagcgaacagccactaaagtcctccaatgtggcttctactggcctactctctataaagattcccgagagtttgtgcgtaactgtgacagttgccaaagagctggtaacttgcctcacggatatgccatgcctcaacaagggatattagagatagaattgtttgatttatggggaattgacttcatgggtccattcccaccatcatactcaaacacttacattctggtggcagtggactatgtatctaagtgggtagaagcaattgctacacccactaatgataccaagactgtgctaaaattcctccagaaacacatcttcagcaggtttggggttcccagagtactaatcagtgacgggggcactcatttctgcaatagacagctatactctgctatggtcagatatggaattagccacaaggtagcaactccgtatcatccacagacaaatgggcaagctgaagtctctaacagagaactaaaaagaatcctagaatggactgtgatagcccgaagaaaggattgggcaaagagtttggatgatgctctgtgggcatacagaacagcattcaagactcctataggaacctctccataccgactggtgtatgggaaggcctgtcatctgcccgtggaact
The genomic region above belongs to Arachis stenosperma cultivar V10309 chromosome 5, arast.V10309.gnm1.PFL2, whole genome shotgun sequence and contains:
- the LOC130980877 gene encoding uncharacterized protein LOC130980877, encoding MTRKRNWDEKEIVVLTEECSAIIQKKLPQKLKDPGSFQIPCIVWEISIEKALCDLRTSINLMSLAMMKRMRIEEAKPTGMALQLVDRTFRFSHGVVEDLLVKVEEFIFRADFIVLDMEEEANTSIILGRPFLATVGVIIDVQKGELVLRLHEEKMVFNVFKAMSYPKESIGECMMVDTMEKLVQGVLEEE